Proteins found in one Salvia splendens isolate huo1 chromosome 10, SspV2, whole genome shotgun sequence genomic segment:
- the LOC121752548 gene encoding zinc finger protein ZAT5-like codes for METETATEEAAAVTPCLNTDVIAKGKRTKRQRPNSPFSFTITPPPRAASSEESTTTEEADTARCLILLSQGHFIPITKTRRDATTSGACMYTCKTCNRSFQSFQALGGHRASHKKPKNEKRYPIFSDEEDFTSANKFSPTSLSLQLSSVSTTFAMKSPRVHECSYCGAEFASGQALGGHMRKHRGGAAAPIPTNIREAIVVDEEEAEERKKGGNWLSLDLNLPARDDERERSPNRMAQPLPLNR; via the coding sequence ATGGAGACCGAGACCGCGACGGAGGAGGCTGCGGCGGTGACGCCTTGTTTGAACACCGACGTGATCGCGAAAGGCAAGCGAACCAAGCGACAACGACCTAACTCCCCCTTTTCCTTCACCATCACGCCACCTCCACGCGCCGCCTCGTCGGAGGAGAGCACCACCACGGAGGAAGCCGACACCGCCAGGTGCCTCATCCTCCTCTCCCAGGGCCACTTCATCCCCATCACCAAAACCCGCCGCGACGCCACCACCTCCGGCGCGTGCATGTACACATGCAAGACGTGCAACCGCTCCTTCCAATCCTTCCAGGCCCTCGGCGGCCACCGCGCCAGCCATAAGAAGCCCAAGAACGAGAAGCGGTACCCCATTTTCTCCGACGAGGAGGATTTCACGTCGGCGAACAAATTCTCTCCGACCTCCCTCTCTCTTCAGCTGAGCAGCGTGTCCACCACCTTTGCGATGAAGTCGCCGAGAGTCCACGAGTGCTCGTATTGCGGGGCGGAGTTCGCCTCCGGGCAAGCCCTCGGCGGACACATGAGGAAGCACCGCGGCGGTGCCGCCGCACCGATCCCGACGAACATTCGAGAAGCGATAGTCGTTGATGAGGAGGAGGCGGAAGAGAGGAAGAAGGGCGGAAACTGGCTGTCGTTGGATCTCAATCTTCCGGCGCGGgatgatgagagagaaagaagccCTAACCGGATGGCTCAGCCATTACCACTCAACCGCTGA